One Vibrio taketomensis DNA window includes the following coding sequences:
- the ansA gene encoding asparaginase — translation MARKHIYIAYTGGTIGMQKSHDHGYVPVAGFMEKQLASMPEFHRPEMPEYTIHEYEPLIDSSDMTPADWQQIADDIRDNYDKYDGFVILHGTDTMAYTASALSFMLENLGKPVIVTGSQIPLAELRSDGQANLLNALHIAANYPINEVTLFFNNKLMRGNRSTKSHADGFNAFTSPNLPPLLEAGINIQISNEVKVGEAPQGEFKVHDITPQPIGVITMYPGISHEVIRNTLLQPVNAMILLTFGVGNAPQNPELLAHLKDASERGVIVVNLTQCLAGKVNMGGYATGCALAEAGVISGFDMTSEAALAKLHYLLSQDLTYEQVKEKMQQVLRGEMSL, via the coding sequence ATGGCTAGAAAACACATTTACATCGCATACACTGGCGGTACCATTGGCATGCAGAAATCCCATGACCACGGCTACGTGCCGGTTGCTGGTTTTATGGAGAAGCAGTTAGCCAGCATGCCTGAGTTTCACCGCCCTGAAATGCCAGAGTACACCATTCATGAGTACGAACCACTCATCGACTCTTCTGACATGACGCCTGCAGATTGGCAACAGATCGCTGACGATATCCGTGATAACTATGATAAATACGACGGCTTCGTGATCCTGCATGGTACTGATACCATGGCTTACACCGCATCAGCGCTCTCATTCATGCTAGAAAATTTGGGCAAACCCGTCATCGTGACTGGTTCACAGATCCCTCTGGCAGAGCTCCGTTCAGACGGCCAAGCAAACTTGCTCAATGCACTGCACATCGCCGCGAACTACCCTATCAACGAAGTGACTTTGTTTTTCAATAACAAGTTGATGCGTGGCAACCGCAGCACCAAATCTCACGCAGACGGTTTTAATGCATTTACCTCGCCAAACCTGCCACCATTGCTCGAAGCGGGGATTAATATCCAAATCAGCAATGAAGTTAAAGTGGGTGAAGCGCCACAAGGTGAATTCAAAGTCCATGATATTACTCCGCAACCCATTGGAGTGATCACTATGTATCCGGGTATTTCTCACGAGGTGATCCGCAACACGCTATTACAACCCGTCAATGCGATGATTCTACTCACCTTTGGTGTGGGCAATGCGCCACAAAATCCAGAGTTACTTGCACACCTTAAAGATGCCTCAGAACGCGGTGTGATCGTCGTGAATCTGACTCAATGTTTAGCAGGTAAAGTCAATATGGGTGGATATGCAACAGGTTGCGCTCTTGCGGAAGCCGGCGTGATCAGTGGCTTTGATATGACTTCTGAAGCGGCATTGGCTAAGCTGCATTACCTGCTTAGCCAAGATTTAACATACGAGCAAGTCAAAGAAAAAATGCAGCAAGTGCTGCGCGGTGAGATGAGCCTTTAA